In Dromiciops gliroides isolate mDroGli1 chromosome 4, mDroGli1.pri, whole genome shotgun sequence, one DNA window encodes the following:
- the LOC122754195 gene encoding histone H2A type 2-B, with amino-acid sequence MSGRGKQGGKARAKAKSRSSRAGLQFPVGRVHRLLRKGNYAERVGAGAPVYMAAVLEYLTAEILELAGNAARDNKKTRIIPRHLQLAVRNDEELNKLLGGVTIAQGGVLPNIQAVLLPKKTESHKPGKSK; translated from the coding sequence ATGTCTGGCCGCGGAAAGCAGGGAGGCAAGGCTCGCGCCAAGGCTAAATCCCGTTCGTCTCGAGCCGGGCTGCAGTTTCCAGTGGGCCGCGTGCACCGTTTGCTCCGCAAGGGTAACTACGCCGAGCGTGTGGGTGCCGGAGCTCCGGTTTACATGGCGGCGGTCCTGGAGTATCTAACTGCTGAAATTTTGGAGCTGGCGGGAAACGCAGCTCGGGACAACAAGAAAACCCGTATCATCCCCCGCCATTTGCAGCTAGCAGTACGCAACGACGAGGAGCTCAACAAACTCCTCGGGGGAGTCACCATTGCTCAAGGCGGTGTCCTGCCAAACATCCAAGCCGTTTTGCTGCCCAAGAAAACCGAGAGCCACAAGCCTGGCAAAAGCAAATAG
- the LOC122754196 gene encoding histone H2B type 2-E, with amino-acid sequence MPEPAKSAPAPKKGSKKAVTKAQKKDGKKRKRSRKESYSIYVYKVLKQVHPDTGISSKAMGIMNSFVNDIFERIAGEASRLAHYNKRSTITSREIQTAVRLLLPGELAKHAVSEGTKAVTKYTSSK; translated from the coding sequence ATGCCTGAGCCAGCCAAGTCCGCTCCTGCCCCCAAGAAGGGTTCCAAAAAGGCCGTCACTAAGGCCCAGAAGAAAGACGGCAAGAAGCGCAAGCGCAGCCGCAAAGAGAGTTACTCCATCTACGTCTACAAGGTGCTGAAGCAAGTCCACCCCGACACCGGTATCTCCTCCAAGGCCATGGGCATCATGAACTCCTTCGTCAATGACATCTTCGAGCGCATCGCCGGTGAGGCTTCCCGCCTGGCCCACTACAACAAGCGCTCCACCATCACTTCCCGGGAGATTCAGACGgccgtgcgcctgctgctgcccggggAGCTGGCCAAGCACGCCGTGTCCGAGGGCACCAAGGCCGTCACCAAGTACACCAGCTCTAAGTGA
- the LOC122754194 gene encoding histone H2B type 1-M-like, protein MSGRGKQGGKARAKAKTRSSRAGLQFPVGRVHRLLRKGNYAERVGAGAPVYLAAVLEYLTAEILELAGNAARDNKKTRIIPRHLQLAIRNDEELNKLLGRVTIAQGGVLPNIQAVLLPKKTERKSAPAPKKGSKKAVTKAQKKDGKKRKRSRKESYSVYVYKVLKQVHPDTGISSKAMGIMNSFVNDIFERIASEASRLAHYNKRSTITSREIQTAVRLLLPGELAKHAVSEGTKAVTKYTSSK, encoded by the exons ATGTCAGGTCGAGGGAAGCAAGGAGGTAAAGCTCGTGCTAAAGCTAAGACACGGTCTTCTCGGGCTGGACTCCAGTTCCCAGTGGGCCGAGTCCATCGTTTGCTCCGCAAGGGTAATTATGCCGAGCGGGTTGGCGCTGGAGCGCCAGTCTATTTGGCAGCTGTGCTCGAGTACCTCACAGCAGAAATCTTGGAGCTGGCAGGCAATGCTGCTCGAGACAATAAAAAAACGCGCATCATTCCCCGCCATTTGCAACTCGCCATCCGCAACGACGAAGAACTCAACAAGCTTCTGGGTAGAGTGACCATTGCCCAGGGTGGTGTTCTGCCTAATATACAGGCGGTCCTGCTCCCTAAGAAAACGGAAA GAAAATCGGCTCCTGCCCCTAAGAAGGGTTCTAAGAAAGCCGTGACCAAGGCTCAGAAGAAAGACGGCAAGAAGCGCAAGCGCAGCCGCAAAGAAAGCTACTCTGTCTACGTCTACAAGGTACTGAAGCAGGTCCACCCCGACACCGGCATCTCCTCCAAGGCCATGGGCATCATGAACTCCTTCGTTAACGACATCTTCGAGCGCATCGCCAGCGAGGCTTCCCGCCTGGCCCACTACAACAAGCGCTCCACCATCACTTCCCGGGAGATCCAGACGGCCGTGCGCCTACTGCTGCctggagagctggccaagcacgcCGTGTCCGAGGGCACCAAGGCCGTCACCAAGTATACCAGCTCCAAGTAA
- the BOLA1 gene encoding bolA-like protein 1: MLSGLQVRFLVSRRMSGCVHLSSGSAKRAGMEGPVEATIRAKLEQALSPEVLELRNESGGHAVPPGSETHFRVAVVSSRFEGLSSLQRHRLVHAALAEELAGPVHALAIQARTPAQWRANPQLDISPACLGGSKKDIRGVS, translated from the coding sequence ATGCTGAGTGGGCTGCAAGTCCGATTTCTGGTCTCCCGGCGCATGTCCGGCTGCGTCCATCTGTCCAGTGGCAGCGCAAAGAGGGCCGGAATGGAGGGCCCTGTGGAAGCAACGATAAGAGCGAAGCTGGAGCAGGCCCTGAGCCCGGAGGTGCTGGAGCTTCGCAATGAGAGCGGTGGCCACGCCGTGCCCCCCGGCAGTGAGACCCATTTTCGAGTGGCCGTGGTGAGCTCCCGCTTCGAAGGGCTGAGCTCCCTGCAGCGCCACCGATTGGTCCATGCCGCCCTGGCCGAAGAACTCGCAGGGCCCGTCCACGCGCTGGCCATCCAAGCTCGGACCCCTGCCCAGTGGAGAGCTAACCCCCAACTGGATATCAGCCCTGCCTGCCTAGGGGGGAGTAAGAAAGACATCCGGGGTGTCTCCTGA